A window of Candidatus Lokiarchaeota archaeon contains these coding sequences:
- a CDS encoding DNA protection protein DPS (play a key role in DNA protection against oxidative stress by oxidizing Fe(II) to Fe(III); induced by iron depletion and hydrogen peroxide), whose protein sequence is MARVAREMVEKAGVDVDELLDLLVKNASAELTTYYYYTILRANLIGLEGEGVKEIAEAARIEDRNHFEALVPRIYELGGELPEDMVDFHNISACPPAKLPEDPTDVHEILKVLVGAERCAVRGYTEICNMTAGKDHRTYELSLAILNEEVEHESWFSEFLGEGPSGHFMRRGETSPFVRKFLPEY, encoded by the coding sequence ATGGCAAGAGTTGCAAGAGAGATGGTTGAGAAGGCTGGAGTCGACGTTGACGAGCTTCTTGATCTTCTTGTAAAGAATGCTTCTGCTGAACTGACGACATACTATTATTATACCATTCTTCGAGCCAATCTAATTGGTCTTGAGGGTGAGGGTGTCAAGGAGATTGCAGAGGCAGCTCGTATTGAAGACAGAAATCATTTCGAGGCATTGGTTCCGCGCATCTACGAGCTTGGTGGCGAACTACCGGAGGACATGGTAGACTTCCATAACATCTCAGCATGTCCCCCTGCAAAGCTTCCCGAAGATCCTACAGACGTTCACGAAATTCTGAAAGTCTTAGTGGGTGCCGAACGATGTGCAGTAAGAGGGTACACTGAAATCTGTAATATGACGGCAGGAAAAGATCACAGAACCTACGAATTATCCCTTGCTATCCTCAACGAAGAAGTGGAACACGAATCTTGGTTCTCAGAGTTTCTTGGGGAAGGACCATCAGGGCACTTCATGCGTCGAGGAGAAACTTCTCCCTTCGTACGGAAGTTTCTACCCGAATACTAA
- a CDS encoding PIN domain-containing protein produces MVAAEMAVLLDSNVIIAMLNSRDKNHSRAGELLTKLKQPEYGMRITIDYVLDEVLTTLWNHTHRRSIVEKAYNLICSRPDFIKFSQVGFDVLDIAWETWMKFASWPEKPFSFTDCCIIAFMDKNDIEHLATYDSDFDGLVSIISNR; encoded by the coding sequence ATGGTGGCAGCTGAAATGGCTGTTCTTCTGGATAGCAACGTAATCATTGCTATGCTCAACTCGCGCGACAAGAACCATAGCAGAGCTGGCGAGCTTCTCACGAAGCTGAAGCAGCCGGAGTATGGCATGCGCATAACAATTGACTACGTTCTCGATGAAGTGCTAACCACTTTGTGGAACCATACTCACCGAAGATCCATTGTAGAAAAGGCATACAACCTCATCTGCAGCAGGCCTGATTTCATCAAATTTTCCCAAGTCGGGTTTGATGTCCTCGATATAGCTTGGGAAACATGGATGAAGTTCGCAAGTTGGCCTGAGAAACCATTTAGCTTTACAGACTGCTGTATCATCGCATTCATGGACAAGAACGATATCGAGCATTTGGCAACTTACGATTCTGATTTTGATGGACTTGTGTCAATAATATCCAATAGATAG
- a CDS encoding ATP-binding cassette domain-containing protein, with protein sequence MKICGCWVMRKTTVSVGSLVKSFVDVRALDSINLDVEPGIFGLIGPNGAGKTTLLRVLLGLIRSDGGTAKVLGLDIAESSLEIRRRIGVLHEKPAYPKSMQVIEYLNKVAKIYRSNTSAEELLTNVSLDYAKNREIGNLSAGMYQRLGIAQALIGSPEVVFLDEPTSNLDVTGREDVMNLIVNLHNERDISFFVCSHILSDLERICHQVAFIDKGKIIEKGDTRGVIEKYTSNTFRIVTSDAVRLIEAVKQIPGVRKPRVSGGSSITFTLESRGIDDIQADIENVADSLDIKLYAVEQAGNLEVAFKELAKRE encoded by the coding sequence ATGAAAATATGTGGGTGTTGGGTTATGCGAAAAACAACAGTATCAGTTGGGAGTTTGGTAAAGAGCTTTGTTGATGTAAGAGCTCTTGATAGTATCAATCTAGATGTCGAACCCGGGATTTTCGGTCTTATTGGCCCGAATGGGGCCGGAAAGACCACACTGCTTCGGGTATTGCTTGGTCTCATCAGGTCGGACGGCGGCACTGCCAAAGTACTCGGTCTTGACATCGCAGAGAGCTCGCTTGAAATTAGGAGGAGAATCGGTGTCCTTCATGAAAAGCCTGCATATCCCAAGTCGATGCAGGTTATAGAATATCTCAATAAGGTGGCCAAGATTTACCGAAGCAACACATCGGCCGAGGAGCTGCTGACAAACGTTAGTCTTGACTATGCGAAGAATAGAGAAATCGGTAATCTTTCGGCAGGTATGTATCAGCGACTGGGGATCGCCCAGGCTCTGATTGGTTCTCCCGAAGTTGTGTTTCTTGATGAGCCCACATCGAATCTGGATGTGACCGGACGCGAGGATGTCATGAACCTTATTGTCAATCTTCACAACGAACGTGATATCTCCTTTTTCGTATGTTCCCACATCCTCTCCGACCTTGAGCGGATCTGTCATCAGGTCGCGTTCATAGACAAGGGGAAGATAATAGAAAAGGGTGACACCAGAGGTGTCATCGAGAAGTACACATCGAATACGTTCCGCATCGTAACCTCAGATGCTGTACGGCTTATCGAGGCTGTCAAACAGATTCCCGGGGTAAGAAAACCCAGAGTGTCTGGAGGGAGCTCCATCACCTTTACTTTAGAGTCAAGGGGGATTGATGATATTCAGGCAGATATCGAGAATGTTGCAGATTCGTTGGATATCAAGCTCTATGCGGTTGAACAAGCTGGCAATCTTGAGGTCGCTTTCAAGGAGCTTGCTAAACGTGAGTAA
- a CDS encoding PIN domain-containing protein: MIGRESTLKLGMNLSPHWRGWISNLPMTTSSLRGAVIMSEVQKVLVLDAGVLLALALGEPSTEHLTKRMPSEENRYACTELGLTELTYILCRKLDWKSAWHETENLIRSSVVRIIPTGFVWREAAKIKCQVPIALPDCFTIGASRVLDGLPVFARKEAEIVNAIETGLLTDDMQFLE, encoded by the coding sequence ATGATAGGCAGAGAGTCGACGTTGAAGCTTGGAATGAATTTGTCACCCCACTGGAGGGGGTGGATTTCAAATCTGCCTATGACGACCTCATCTCTGAGAGGCGCAGTGATAATGAGTGAGGTCCAAAAGGTTCTGGTTCTTGATGCCGGTGTTTTGCTTGCGCTGGCTCTCGGTGAACCATCTACAGAGCATCTTACGAAACGGATGCCTTCAGAAGAGAATCGTTATGCCTGTACTGAGCTTGGCTTAACTGAATTGACCTATATCCTCTGCAGGAAACTAGACTGGAAGTCTGCTTGGCATGAGACCGAGAACCTGATCCGCTCATCGGTCGTTCGAATTATTCCAACCGGGTTTGTCTGGAGAGAAGCTGCAAAAATCAAATGCCAGGTTCCTATTGCTTTGCCTGATTGTTTCACAATTGGTGCTTCTCGTGTGTTGGATGGACTACCCGTCTTTGCTCGAAAAGAAGCTGAAATTGTGAACGCCATCGAGACTGGCCTGCTTACTGACGATATGCAATTTCTTGAATAG
- a CDS encoding transcriptional repressor, which translates to MAKEFLESMIDRLREHGLRLTPQRLALLRVIENLGEHHPSFSEICDAVWKDHPHVSQSTILKNLGKFEELEIVRGFSFRGETHYEVNPALHVNFVDTNGRIVDIEDEEVKQILEELIEKIQKKTGVNAKDLLVMVEK; encoded by the coding sequence ATGGCCAAAGAATTCCTGGAAAGTATGATTGATCGCCTTAGAGAACATGGACTCCGACTAACCCCACAACGCCTTGCATTGCTGAGAGTCATAGAGAATCTAGGAGAACACCATCCTTCATTCTCAGAAATCTGTGATGCAGTTTGGAAAGATCATCCTCATGTAAGCCAGTCCACAATTCTCAAAAATCTAGGAAAATTTGAAGAACTCGAAATTGTGCGTGGTTTTTCTTTCAGAGGGGAAACTCACTACGAAGTTAATCCGGCGCTTCATGTGAATTTTGTAGACACAAATGGGAGGATAGTGGATATTGAAGACGAAGAAGTAAAACAGATTCTTGAAGAGTTAATAGAGAAAATCCAGAAAAAAACTGGTGTCAATGCAAAAGACCTCCTTGTCATGGTTGAGAAATAA